DNA from Ananas comosus cultivar F153 linkage group 12, ASM154086v1, whole genome shotgun sequence:
AGGAAAATCCAATGGGACTAGAATGTTCTATGAACACCCAATAATTATGGCTCCGTGGAAGTGGACTTTAAAGTATGGTAGATCTTATTAACTGAATTTAGCTGGAAGAGGGTCCTACACATCTCATGCACTCAGTAGTCTCAGGCTCAAATGGATGCATAATCCCTGCCTATTCGGGTATTGTGACATGGTCCTTGTACCGTTCAATTAAATGCTTTAGTCTTTGAACTTTCTCTTATTATTGCAACTTCATTCCTGATTGTAAAAGCTTTAAAAAAAGGTCCCCTATTTTTTCGTACAGAGTATATCTTACCCCATTTGCTGTAACAGATGGCCTTTTCTAGCTTCTCGAAACACGATTTAAAAGGTCATTTTAGCTTATTCTTTTGATGACAATTGAGAATGCAACTCATATTATATGAAAGTTCAGGGTAAAGTATTTACTGAGAAGCTCGGGATCACGACGCAACATCGGGATAGCACGTGTAGTAACCATACATTTAAATTAATCGTGACCTTTTGTTCGATCACGAAGTTAAAtggccactttttttttttattatttgatgacAATTTGAGGGTTACTATATTGTACGCCATGCGGTGCTCTGTTAGTTGAGCCTATTCAAAGATATCTGTCAAGTTTGTTTAATTTGGGTGATAcatctttttgctttttttctatCAGAAAATATTAGTGCCTCCATATTTGGATCATCAAGCTGTCAAAAGTTAATAGTTTTACTATTTCTTTGCATCAAAaagaaagcttttttttttttttctaaaaaaaaaagaaagctatTTTAAAGTGCTGTTGCCGAGTTGGTGAGTTACGTGAACTCCGCTCTGTACGCTGTACCTCTATGGGTAGGTTTGTCGACGAGCTGAACACAAGCAAGCTTGGgccgtgttcggcttgtttagaACAAGAGTCGGCTCATTAtaatatcgagtcgaaaaatttagctcgtatttaactttttaataaatgagccgaatatAAGTTGGCTCATGAGTtgaccaacgaacaataagttaaatgaattatattggatatatataaaaaataagtttataaaattttactcattaaactttgatttaatagttgaaactttatatataagtaaataaatttttttataattgatcttggctttatatttttttgctaaaaattaaataataaaaatatatataattatttagttatatacataaatatatataaatataaattaaataaattatataaatataaaatatatgtattcgagttgttACCAAGCCGAACACGAATAAAGCTGATACTGGCTCATGTTTAGTTCGCttattaaatgagctgaaaaatttagccAGTGTTCGACTCGTTTGTTAAACGAGCAATTTAatttcgagctcatttcgaatCTAACACGAGCTGACCGGCGAACAACAAACTGGAATGGCGTCCCTACCTATGGGGCCTAAGTTGTAAACCCACGCATCAACTAATTTGTGAGTGCGAGATGGAGGGATCTTAATGAGTTCCGTACTGGAACAAACACATGTGCTAGCAACTCTCTTGAAATCTCCATCTCCCAGTTCCAGCACAAGCTGACTGCTCTTAGCCAAACAGGCAATAAAGCAATTTAAACTGTGTCCAGTCAAAATGAGTAGGCATTTAAGTGATAGATATGGGCCAGCTGCAATTTATGTGACCcatgagagagagggagtttttattttttttaattttttcccgTCCCCTCCTTTATTGTACGTACGTGTGTATAAATTAATCTCACATGTTTCACATGTTGGTGGTACACGCGACCCAATAGCTATCCTGAACGAATGGATGCGCTGATCGCTGGAGTACAAGAGGCACGGAATCACTCAACACATCTTTTGCTCCTCTccctttttttccctctttttccatttttttttcttaatatatttatatttatatagtttgaaAGGTAATGCGTACGAGCAAAAACTGAACACTACAAGTTATATTATCAAAAGTAACATTATACCCATCTACAAAAGTAGATGACCATAGGATTTGATACTGAAATCATCATCTCATTAAGAGATTTCTCATTAATCGCAAAACGATGGGCTCAGATTCAATCACATGATCCATTACTCACTCCATTCCTTAACAATGATCGTAATATTCATTACTCATCATCAAAAGATTTATACAAATTACGGTACTTATACACTTTGCTCAAAGTACTAATCACTTTACCACAAACTAGTTTCAATCTTTGTCAGCTATTTTAGTCAGCCCGCAGCGGAGGGAAGACCAAGTGGTGACTTTCAGACCTACCattcctctctatctctctctaatttctctctccttttgtaTATAAACACCAACCATATGTACATTACACACTCCATCCACAAGCCTCCCTACTTCTTTTGTGTGGCAAATTCGAACTCAGCATACCGCAACCAACCTAAAAAGCCACTAGGATTGCGATGTCGGACCGCGGCGTGGTGGCGGTGTACGACAACTGCAGCTCGGAGCTGCTGGAGCAGTCGTCGACGGCGGGGAACAAGAAGGCACCGTCTACGGCGTTCTCGGTGAAGGCCGGGCTGGCGCAGATGCTGCGCGGGGGCGTGATCATGGACGTGGTGGACGCCGAGCAGGCGCGCATCGCCGAGGAGGCGGGCGCCTGCGCCGTCATGGCCCTGGAGCGCGTCCCCGCCGACATCCGCGCCCGCGGCGGCGTCGCCCGCATGAGCGACCCCGCTCTCATCAAGGACATCAAGCGCGCTGTCACCATCCCCGTCATGGCCAAGGCCCGCATCGGCCACTTCGTCGAGGCCCAGATCCTCGAGTCCCTCGGCGTCGACTACGTGGATGAGAGCGAGGTGCGCACATATATTCAAACAAAGCTGCATAACACATGTATGCATGCTATGCatgctgttagagaacggtgttttaatattatatatattttctgtaaGGTGCTGACTCCTGCGGATGAGGCCCACCACATCAACAAGCACGCGTTCCGCGTCCCCTTCGTCTGCGGCTGCCGCAACCTCGGCGAGGCGCTCCGCCGCGTGCGCGAGGGCGCGGCCATGATCAGGACGAAGGGCGAGGCCGGGACGGGCAACGTCGTGGAGGCGGTGCGCCACGTGCGCGCCGTGATGGGCGAGGTGCGGGCGCTGCGCGGCATGGAGGAGGACGAGGTGTTCGCGTACGCGAAGCGCATCGCCGCGCCCTACGAGCTGGTCATGCAGACGAAGCAGCTGGGCAGGCTGCCCGTGGTGCAGTTCGCGGCGGGGGGCGTGGCGACGCCTGCCGACGCCGCGCTCATGATGCAGCTCGGCTGCGACGGCGTGTTCGTCGGCTCCGGGATATTCAAGAGCGGCGACCCCGCGCGGCGGGCCCGCGCCATCGTCCGGGCCGTCACGCACTACAACGACCCCGACGTGCTCGCCGAGGTCAGCTCCGGCCTCGGCGAGGCCATGGTCGGCATCAACCTCGCCGACACCAAGGTCGAGCGCTTCGCCGCCCGCTCCGAATAACAATAACGATAAACAATTCGATCGCGCATTTTGCCGATCCAATACAGCTAGCCTATACAGATTATCAATAGCGAATTTGAATTGTTTGCtgaagattattattattattatatatataccgCAGTTGAATGCGGATGTAACAATTATATACTGGGTTTAATGTGGTAAAAATTAATGTTCATGGTTTTGTTAATTGCTTGATTTTG
Protein-coding regions in this window:
- the LOC109718926 gene encoding probable pyridoxal 5'-phosphate synthase subunit PDX1, yielding MSDRGVVAVYDNCSSELLEQSSTAGNKKAPSTAFSVKAGLAQMLRGGVIMDVVDAEQARIAEEAGACAVMALERVPADIRARGGVARMSDPALIKDIKRAVTIPVMAKARIGHFVEAQILESLGVDYVDESEVLTPADEAHHINKHAFRVPFVCGCRNLGEALRRVREGAAMIRTKGEAGTGNVVEAVRHVRAVMGEVRALRGMEEDEVFAYAKRIAAPYELVMQTKQLGRLPVVQFAAGGVATPADAALMMQLGCDGVFVGSGIFKSGDPARRARAIVRAVTHYNDPDVLAEVSSGLGEAMVGINLADTKVERFAARSE